AATTATTCCTAATAGTGTTGGAAAAGGGGATTTTTTTAGGGTTTTCAACCACATAGGCATAAATAAAATATATTACGAAAATAATAGGGTAGTGGGTGCAATTTCAATGTCTCCATCAATGGAAACAATTCCATATTTTGCCCAGTATTTAAATGGTGTCAATATTTATGATGGTTTTATAGAGGTTCATCCTTCAACAGACCCATTTTATAAAATATTTGGTAGTAGGTAATATATTATGGATTTCACGATTCTCCAATCATTTCTTATGAATCTCGTAGAAAAATATGGGTTATTGGGTATATTTATAATCGGGTTTTCAGAACCAATATTTCAACCATTTCCAACAGAAATATTTATGATAGCAGGAATTGCCTTGGGTCTTGATTGGAAACTTGTTATGATTATGGGGGCAGTAGGTACCACTGTTGGTTCGGTAATTACTTATTATCTAGCTTCAGAATATGGCGAAAAATTAGCATATAAATTATTTGATGAAAAGAAATATGCCAAAGGCGAAAAATTTTTTAAAAAATATGGGGTATGGGGATTTTTAATTATAAGTTTTACTCCCCTTCCATTTGAAATTATGTGTTGGGTATGTGGGTCTTTTGAGATGCCTTTTAAAAACTATTTATTCGCGGTATTTATTAGTAGGGTAATAAAACATGGTGTTTTTATAATGCCTTTTGTGCTTGGATATGATTTAAACATAATTTAAAATAATGCATAAAATATTGATAAAATATTAAATAATATAATTACATATTATTTTTAGTGTGGTGTTTTAAGGAGCTCCATGCAATCATATATCCAATATTCCAACAACAATTATAACTTAAATTAATATAATTTATAATATATTATTATAATCTAAATTTGGTGATATTATATGTGTTTAGCAATACCTTGTAAAGTAATTGAAATATTTGAAGAAAATGGAGAAAAATATGCCACTGCGGAATATAAAGGAGTAAAGCAGAAGGCAAAACTTGCACTTCTTGAAAATGTAAATATTGGAGATTATGTCCTTATTCATACAGGCTATGCCTTGGAAGTAATGAATGAAGAAGATGCAAAAATAACATTAGAAACTTGGGAAGAATTATTTGATGCCCTTGACGAAATGGACGGCATAAAAGAAAAACAGGAAGATAAATAAAAAAAATAAAATAACTAAAAAATAATAAGTTAAATAGATTATATATTTAATCTTTAACTTTTACTGCACCATTTGGACATACATCCTCGCAAATCATGCAAAATGTGCATTCATCTTCTTTTGATACTACTACTTTATTATCTTCAATTGTAAAAACTTCCATAGGACATGCATTCATACATTCTGCACAATCTACTCCATCACATTTGTTGTAGTTAATTATTACACTCATTTTTTCACCACTTCGTTATTTGGTTAATTTTCCATAATGCACATATTATATATAATTTTATATATAAATTATATCATGCTAAATATATCGTGTTTTATTCTTTTTTAATATTAAAATCCTTCGGATTTTTTATGATTTCATGATTCCCTTCGTTCCACTTAAAATGATATTAATTTATCATAAATGGAGCTCCTAAAATCTACCCATATTGGGAGCTCCTAAAATTCTCTCAATATTCCAAAGTTCATTTAATACATTTGAATTAATATCACTTCGTATAAATGGAACTCTTAATCCAACTGAAACTTGGGCCAATGAATTATTATTACTAACCATGGTTGGTGTTAATCCTTTGTCAGATATATAATTAATATAATGATACATTTCGGTCAGCGTTCCCATTGAATAAGGCTCTATTATTGAAAAATCAGCAGCCTCATTTATTCCCTCAGTTGCAACCGTTCCATCAAATTCAACCATTTTTGAACTTTCAAGATAATCCAATTTATTTAAGTCTGTGTGTTTATCATATGATTCAACAGATGCGCCAACCAATATTTGAACATCTTCCTCTTCGGAGATATCCGACAATATTGTTTTAAAACTATCTAATTCATCAAAAATATTGTTGCATAAAAATTCTCCATTTTGATTAATGATTGGATATTTATTGGATAGATTTGACAATATTTTAGTGTATATATGGACTAACTCCCCTATTGATTCTATCATTGGTATGGCGATT
The window above is part of the Methanococcus aeolicus Nankai-3 genome. Proteins encoded here:
- a CDS encoding YqaA family protein, producing MMDFTILQSFLMNLVEKYGLLGIFIIGFSEPIFQPFPTEIFMIAGIALGLDWKLVMIMGAVGTTVGSVITYYLASEYGEKLAYKLFDEKKYAKGEKFFKKYGVWGFLIISFTPLPFEIMCWVCGSFEMPFKNYLFAVFISRVIKHGVFIMPFVLGYDLNII
- a CDS encoding HypC/HybG/HupF family hydrogenase formation chaperone — its product is MCLAIPCKVIEIFEENGEKYATAEYKGVKQKAKLALLENVNIGDYVLIHTGYALEVMNEEDAKITLETWEELFDALDEMDGIKEKQEDK
- a CDS encoding 4Fe-4S binding protein, encoding MSVIINYNKCDGVDCAECMNACPMEVFTIEDNKVVVSKEDECTFCMICEDVCPNGAVKVKD
- a CDS encoding phosphopyruvate hydratase family protein, whose protein sequence is MEGDTILERISAKKIFKNSKIGVKITTFTRTGIGYDIINVEDPIAVISDVENIIAPALVGYPTSDQDFMDSMLCDTSIDDPTTTMGVSMSIARASANTIGMPLFKYLGGNLASELPIMGAPLMSDNLNKLIAIPMIESIGELVHIYTKILSNLSNKYPIINQNGEFLCNNIFDELDSFKTILSDISEEEDVQILVGASVESYDKHTDLNKLDYLESSKMVEFDGTVATEGINEAADFSIIEPYSMGTLTEMYHYINYISDKGLTPTMVSNNNSLAQVSVGLRVPFIRSDINSNVLNELWNIERILGAPNMGRF